From Ignavibacteria bacterium, one genomic window encodes:
- a CDS encoding metallophosphoesterase family protein, which yields MPDDFAEYIGNLLLKCEKDNFTENYGNPEVSIVSGGKDIYIVSDLHITQTRNNGKNLPPSDTPKDDAFTNFMKYLTRRTASGRGILIINGDFIDFLRITGLPQTDTDFQEWNHILSKIGISKPVEYLKSSISKKELKYGLNTDDFKSVWKLHIVAKEHFRIFSSLMQWIEKGNKLIIVKGNHDLEFYWSAVRNYMRLALAEQVSGNGSLENVLKNKIFPNLLFVDDSLIIDNKYYIEHGHKYDKYCHSIGGPLLKNKKEINMPFGSFFNRYLLNHIELAYPPFKNVRLKRSILPLLVEKRFFVGIRKLFENIPPLFLVIPMRYYRYLFGRVLMIVLTVFLPLLYAMDKFWNIIEPLTLRLDAENESPSSRQNLLKMPGQSMLENLGLFLVSFIMSRASSYIQLEEPNSLYQYARRKFSENTRYRLITFGHTHNPEAFNLNNQWFVNTGSWIPTVELFASEKKKDNACTFMHLYRGSREGKEAGFLQQWNNDTEQPVLLAALGGELSENETGNRELRIQRHE from the coding sequence ATGCCGGACGATTTTGCTGAATACATCGGAAACCTTCTCTTGAAATGCGAAAAGGATAACTTTACGGAAAACTACGGCAATCCTGAAGTCTCAATTGTTTCCGGCGGAAAAGATATATATATAGTAAGCGACCTGCATATTACCCAGACCAGAAATAACGGGAAAAACCTCCCCCCTTCGGATACCCCTAAGGACGATGCATTTACAAACTTTATGAAGTATTTAACCCGCAGAACTGCCTCCGGCAGGGGAATACTCATAATAAACGGCGATTTTATTGATTTCCTCCGCATTACAGGGCTGCCTCAGACAGATACGGATTTTCAGGAATGGAATCATATCTTAAGCAAAATAGGAATCAGTAAACCGGTAGAATATCTCAAATCCTCTATATCAAAAAAAGAACTCAAATACGGGCTTAATACGGACGACTTTAAGTCCGTCTGGAAGCTCCACATTGTTGCAAAAGAGCATTTCAGAATCTTCAGTTCCCTTATGCAGTGGATCGAAAAGGGGAATAAACTCATAATTGTTAAGGGGAATCACGACCTTGAGTTCTACTGGTCTGCCGTAAGAAACTATATGCGGCTGGCTCTTGCTGAGCAGGTTTCCGGCAATGGCAGCCTGGAAAATGTCCTGAAAAATAAGATCTTCCCGAACCTTCTGTTTGTGGATGATTCGCTCATAATTGACAATAAATATTATATAGAGCACGGGCATAAGTACGACAAGTATTGCCATTCCATAGGGGGACCCCTCCTGAAGAACAAAAAAGAGATAAATATGCCTTTTGGCTCTTTCTTTAACCGCTATCTCCTTAACCACATTGAGCTGGCTTACCCGCCTTTTAAGAATGTGCGCTTAAAAAGGAGCATACTCCCTCTACTTGTTGAAAAGAGGTTCTTTGTAGGTATAAGAAAACTCTTTGAGAACATACCCCCGCTGTTTCTCGTTATCCCTATGCGCTACTACCGCTATCTCTTCGGACGCGTGCTCATGATAGTCCTTACTGTGTTTCTTCCTCTGCTTTATGCAATGGATAAGTTCTGGAATATAATTGAACCCCTGACTCTAAGGCTGGATGCTGAAAATGAAAGCCCCTCCTCAAGACAAAACCTCCTTAAAATGCCGGGACAGAGCATGCTGGAGAATCTCGGGCTTTTCCTGGTCTCGTTTATTATGAGCAGGGCTTCTTCTTACATTCAGCTTGAAGAACCCAATAGCCTTTACCAGTATGCCCGCAGGAAGTTTTCTGAAAACACGCGCTACCGCCTTATAACCTTTGGCCACACGCATAATCCTGAAGCCTTCAACCTAAATAATCAGTGGTTTGTAAATACCGGAAGCTGGATTCCTACTGTGGAGCTCTTTGCCTCTGAAAAAAAGAAGGATAATGCATGTACATTTATGCACCTCTACAGAGGAAGCCGCGAGGGAAAAGAAGCCGGCTTTCTTCAGCAATGGAATAACGACACGGAACAGCCGGTCCTCCTTGCTGCCCTTGGCGGGGAACTGTCCGAAAACGAAACGGGAAACAGGGAGCTCAGAATTCAGAGGCATGAATAA
- a CDS encoding YfhO family protein — protein MSKTTKRTIGTAGKAARETRTEGFTIDKIIPGKYQTPLSLAILLILFLIFFSPMYFGGKTLQSGDIITSKSLQTYVTTHEGGYTLWNPYIFCGMPAYSLGVGFKWFNLIYVGFTAMKWLFAKLFSVEYAVWSLYLIILSFTSYFLMKYKTRNTLISLFTAIAASFSTGLVIFLFIGHVTKLTSLCMYPLIFLMLLKFQKKVRLLDFAILTIALQLFVQGWHVQIIFYTLFAVGIYFVYYFIRSLIKKDRELQRQLLKSLGVFAAAAMIAILIQSDNLTQIYEYSPYSTRGGKSVVENQGPAAKGEPTSGQAYYDYHTQWSFSPGEVMTFLIPSYYGFGNSTYQGPLTNEQEYRVNTYFGQMEFVDVAMYMGVLVFLLGLYAIFTCWKDPFVQFLTILSGIALFISFGKTFSPIFDLMFYYFPAFDKFRVPSMILVLVQLSFPFLAGIGLWKIISLRSEKDLRAEKIVKFAAFGFTGLLVLSFLLNGVLRDWFTARVTESGKNPQYLKQLADYAADMFLTDTHIVLALAALTFGLALTYVNQKISRDVVLLAVLVFTVFDLWRIDNRGAEYVQQANMEEAFRQPFYVSAIKSQNDKEPFRIINLKQDGSLGSVGNDANFNAYFLVQDLFGYSGVKPRAYQDIMDVVGTPANPTLWRMLNTKYVVFDRQINFTDLTEVSKGEKDVVYRYDRALPRAYFVSNVQVKPAIQILNLIKNNAFDPKELAFLEEGGISVDRPDTTQAYVKINQYKDELISIQAKATGNNLLFLGDTYYPKGWKALIDGQETKIYRVNHAFRGIVVPKGEHKIEFKFEPVSFVISKYLALTLSSLIVIVFIFSLITSKRRKEAVQE, from the coding sequence ATGTCTAAAACTACAAAAAGAACAATCGGTACGGCTGGCAAGGCAGCCAGGGAAACCAGAACTGAAGGATTTACAATTGATAAGATAATACCGGGGAAATACCAGACCCCGCTCTCACTTGCAATACTTCTGATACTGTTCCTCATATTCTTCTCTCCCATGTATTTCGGGGGCAAGACGCTGCAGTCGGGTGACATAATAACGAGCAAGAGCCTTCAGACCTATGTTACGACTCACGAGGGGGGCTATACGCTCTGGAACCCTTACATATTCTGCGGTATGCCCGCCTACTCACTGGGTGTGGGATTTAAGTGGTTTAACCTCATTTATGTGGGTTTTACGGCCATGAAGTGGCTTTTTGCAAAACTCTTCTCTGTTGAATACGCTGTCTGGAGCCTTTACCTCATTATACTCTCATTTACGAGCTATTTCCTCATGAAGTATAAGACCAGGAACACTCTAATAAGTCTCTTTACAGCCATTGCGGCCTCATTTTCAACGGGGCTTGTCATCTTCCTTTTCATTGGTCACGTAACAAAGCTGACCTCACTTTGCATGTACCCCCTTATATTCCTGATGCTACTGAAGTTCCAGAAGAAGGTCAGGCTCCTGGACTTTGCAATCCTGACCATCGCACTTCAGCTTTTTGTGCAGGGATGGCACGTACAGATCATCTTCTACACACTTTTTGCAGTCGGGATCTACTTTGTCTATTACTTTATCCGTTCCCTCATAAAGAAAGACCGCGAGCTCCAGCGACAGCTCCTTAAGTCCTTAGGTGTCTTTGCCGCAGCAGCAATGATTGCCATACTCATTCAGAGCGACAACCTGACACAGATCTACGAGTATTCTCCTTATTCGACGCGTGGGGGCAAGAGTGTTGTTGAGAACCAGGGTCCTGCAGCAAAGGGTGAACCGACCTCAGGGCAGGCTTATTATGATTACCACACACAGTGGTCATTTTCTCCCGGTGAAGTAATGACTTTTCTTATCCCTTCTTACTACGGGTTTGGAAATTCAACATACCAGGGGCCGCTGACAAATGAGCAGGAATACAGGGTCAACACATACTTCGGGCAGATGGAATTTGTGGATGTTGCAATGTACATGGGAGTCCTGGTATTCTTACTGGGGCTTTATGCCATTTTCACCTGCTGGAAGGACCCGTTTGTACAGTTCCTTACAATTCTTTCGGGCATTGCGCTTTTTATATCCTTCGGGAAGACCTTCTCCCCTATTTTCGATCTGATGTTTTATTACTTCCCGGCATTTGACAAGTTCAGGGTACCTTCCATGATACTTGTGCTTGTGCAGCTGAGCTTCCCGTTTTTAGCCGGCATCGGGCTTTGGAAGATCATTAGCCTGAGGAGTGAGAAGGACTTAAGGGCTGAGAAGATAGTAAAATTTGCAGCTTTCGGGTTTACGGGACTGCTTGTTCTTTCTTTCCTCTTAAACGGAGTTCTCAGGGACTGGTTTACAGCAAGGGTAACCGAGTCGGGCAAAAATCCGCAGTACCTCAAGCAGCTTGCCGACTATGCAGCTGACATGTTCCTTACGGATACACACATAGTGCTTGCACTTGCAGCTTTGACCTTCGGCCTGGCATTAACGTACGTCAATCAGAAGATAAGCCGTGACGTGGTGCTGCTGGCAGTATTAGTATTTACGGTTTTTGACCTGTGGAGGATTGACAACCGCGGCGCAGAATATGTTCAGCAGGCAAATATGGAGGAAGCCTTCAGGCAGCCGTTCTATGTTTCAGCCATTAAGTCTCAGAACGACAAGGAGCCTTTCCGTATAATTAATCTGAAGCAGGACGGTTCTCTTGGTTCAGTCGGGAACGATGCCAACTTTAATGCATACTTCCTTGTACAGGATCTTTTCGGCTATTCAGGTGTCAAGCCGAGAGCCTATCAGGATATAATGGATGTAGTCGGGACTCCTGCAAATCCGACGCTCTGGAGGATGCTAAATACAAAATACGTTGTCTTCGACCGTCAGATAAATTTCACAGATCTGACAGAAGTATCCAAAGGCGAAAAGGATGTTGTCTACAGGTACGACAGGGCGCTTCCGAGGGCGTATTTCGTAAGCAACGTACAGGTTAAGCCGGCCATACAGATACTGAATCTGATAAAGAACAATGCGTTTGATCCGAAGGAACTGGCGTTTTTAGAAGAAGGCGGCATCAGTGTGGACAGGCCCGACACGACGCAGGCATATGTAAAGATAAACCAGTACAAAGATGAACTTATTTCAATTCAGGCAAAGGCAACCGGAAACAACCTTCTGTTCCTAGGCGACACCTATTATCCGAAGGGGTGGAAGGCCTTAATTGACGGCCAGGAAACAAAGATTTACCGTGTAAATCATGCATTCCGCGGAATTGTGGTACCAAAAGGCGAGCACAAAATAGAGTTCAAATTTGAGCCTGTAAGCTTTGTAATAAGCAAATACCTGGCTCTTACGCTCAGTTCCTTAATTGTGATTGTATTTATATTCAGCCTGATAACTTCAAAAAGAAGAAAAGAGGCAGTTCAGGAGTAA
- a CDS encoding glycosyltransferase, translating into MKITILSTAYPLRGGIAHFNGLLYNELSKNNDVNVITFKRQYPSILFPGKSQTESGETVEAIPTEVLVDSVNPLNWISVGEKIKKNAPDLLIFKYWMPFFGPCFGTISKIAKKNGRTKVLVICDNVIPHEGRPGDRAFTKYFFSSADYFVLLSKKVQEDLLSLFPNARNKVLPHPVYSNFGLPVTKSEARSHLRLKDEKLILFFGFIRDYKGLDILMESLAMLKGRLNVKLMVAGEFYSNEDKYKSLIEKLGIKDSLYLFTDFIPTSEVKYYFCASDAVILPYRSATQSGIVQIAMNFRKPVIATNVGGLEEVVLEAKTGYIVEKEDPAKMAEAIMKFYAEEKEAEFQKNIEGEVDKYSWRKFAEGVLELAGK; encoded by the coding sequence ATGAAAATAACAATTCTATCAACTGCTTATCCACTGCGCGGGGGGATTGCTCATTTTAACGGATTGCTTTATAATGAGCTTTCAAAAAACAATGACGTCAATGTAATTACCTTTAAGAGGCAATATCCTTCCATACTGTTCCCGGGAAAGTCGCAGACCGAATCGGGAGAAACCGTGGAAGCCATACCGACTGAGGTCCTGGTAGATTCAGTCAACCCTCTCAACTGGATCAGCGTTGGAGAAAAGATAAAGAAAAATGCGCCCGACCTGTTGATATTCAAGTATTGGATGCCTTTTTTCGGTCCCTGCTTCGGGACCATCTCGAAAATTGCAAAGAAGAACGGACGGACGAAGGTGCTGGTAATCTGCGACAACGTGATTCCGCACGAAGGGCGCCCGGGCGACAGGGCCTTTACAAAGTACTTCTTCTCCAGCGCCGACTATTTTGTCCTGCTGTCTAAAAAAGTGCAGGAAGATCTCCTGAGTCTTTTCCCAAATGCCAGAAACAAGGTTCTTCCCCACCCCGTTTATTCCAACTTCGGTCTTCCGGTTACAAAAAGTGAAGCCAGGAGTCACCTTCGTCTTAAAGACGAGAAACTTATACTCTTCTTCGGTTTTATAAGGGATTATAAGGGGCTCGACATACTGATGGAATCCCTTGCCATGTTAAAAGGCAGGCTTAATGTAAAACTGATGGTTGCAGGTGAATTTTACTCAAACGAGGACAAGTACAAAAGTTTGATTGAAAAGCTGGGCATTAAAGACTCGCTTTATCTTTTTACAGATTTTATTCCCACCTCTGAAGTCAAATATTATTTTTGCGCTTCAGACGCAGTAATTCTTCCCTACAGGAGCGCCACTCAGAGCGGGATTGTACAGATAGCTATGAATTTCCGCAAACCGGTAATTGCAACAAACGTGGGAGGTCTTGAAGAGGTGGTGCTTGAGGCCAAGACGGGCTACATAGTGGAGAAAGAGGACCCGGCCAAAATGGCTGAGGCTATAATGAAATTTTACGCCGAAGAAAAAGAAGCCGAATTTCAGAAGAATATTGAAGGCGAAGTTGACAAGTATTCCTGGAGGAAATTTGCCGAAGGAGTGCTGGAGCTTGCGGGAAAATAA
- a CDS encoding glycosyltransferase family 2 protein codes for MPPKSPNKPHYSRYRGKHYSSSYNRPTATPAEASPKKTSFKKISIVVPLYNEEESLRPLANEIKKAMRLILAEYEVVFVDDGSTDKSLSVLKEISRVDPKFKYISFRKNYGKSAALQMGFKQVTGDVVITMDADLQDDPSEIVNLLQKLEEGYDLVSGWKKQRFDPFIKRHSSKFFNYVTGLMSGIKIHDFNCGLKAYRREVVKNLNVYGELHRYMPVLADWQGFTISEIPVKHHPRRYGSTKFGISRFFKGFIDLMTVIFTTRYIKRPMHLFGFLGAIAFLIGFVVNGYLSIEWMLGRSLSNRPLLFFGMLLIIVGVQFFSVGLLGEMMVHSMQNDKEYSIKDKS; via the coding sequence GTGCCTCCTAAAAGCCCCAACAAACCTCATTACAGCAGGTACAGGGGAAAACATTACAGCAGCAGCTACAACCGTCCGACTGCAACACCAGCCGAAGCAAGCCCGAAGAAGACGAGCTTTAAGAAAATTTCAATAGTTGTGCCGCTTTACAACGAGGAAGAGTCTTTAAGGCCCCTGGCCAACGAGATCAAAAAAGCGATGAGGCTGATTTTGGCAGAGTACGAAGTCGTTTTTGTAGACGACGGTTCAACAGACAAGTCTCTGTCAGTTCTGAAAGAAATTTCAAGGGTTGACCCCAAATTTAAGTATATAAGCTTCCGTAAGAATTACGGCAAATCGGCAGCTCTTCAGATGGGATTCAAGCAGGTTACAGGTGACGTTGTAATTACAATGGATGCCGACCTGCAGGATGATCCGAGCGAGATAGTAAATTTATTGCAGAAGCTTGAAGAAGGTTACGACCTTGTTTCAGGGTGGAAAAAGCAGCGTTTTGATCCCTTTATCAAGCGCCACTCATCCAAGTTCTTCAATTATGTAACGGGGCTTATGAGCGGAATAAAGATACACGACTTTAACTGCGGCCTTAAGGCTTACAGGCGTGAAGTTGTAAAGAACCTGAATGTTTACGGTGAGCTGCACAGATACATGCCTGTACTGGCAGACTGGCAGGGTTTCACTATTTCAGAAATTCCGGTTAAGCATCATCCGCGCCGTTACGGGTCGACAAAGTTTGGAATCTCACGTTTTTTCAAGGGTTTTATTGACCTGATGACCGTAATATTTACAACGCGCTATATAAAGCGTCCGATGCATCTCTTCGGATTTTTAGGTGCAATTGCCTTCTTAATAGGTTTTGTGGTTAACGGTTATCTTTCCATAGAATGGATGCTGGGCCGCAGCCTGAGCAACAGGCCTCTTCTGTTCTTCGGCATGCTCCTTATAATTGTGGGTGTTCAGTTCTTCTCTGTAGGGCTTTTAGGTGAGATGATGGTTCACTCAATGCAGAACGACAAAGAGTATTCAATAAAGGACAAGAGCTGA
- the ypdA gene encoding YpdA family putative bacillithiol disulfide reductase, which translates to MNMPHTYDIIIIGAGPIGLACGIEAAREGLSYLIIEAGCLVNSLYHYPVNMTFFSTSERLEIGGVPFISHGYKPTRSEALEYYRRVTFSWNLSVKTYERVLDIKDLDYGYLVKSEKGIYTANNVVIATGFYGVPNLMNIPGESLKKVRHYYDEPHPYAAQELVIVGGGNSAVDAALETFRRGAHVTMVIAGGELDPGVKYWVRPDIDNRIKEGSINAYFNSTIKEIREDEVDLCTPEGEFSIKNDFVLAMTGYQPDYTLLKKAGVKISHDELREPYYDGETFQTNKEGLFLAGCVCGGMNTSRWNIESSRYHAERIIKFIKSRK; encoded by the coding sequence ATGAATATGCCCCATACATATGATATAATTATAATAGGTGCAGGCCCGATCGGTCTTGCCTGCGGAATTGAAGCAGCAAGAGAAGGATTAAGTTATTTAATAATAGAAGCCGGGTGCCTTGTAAACTCACTTTATCACTACCCGGTAAACATGACATTTTTCTCCACCAGTGAGCGCCTGGAAATTGGCGGCGTCCCTTTTATCTCCCACGGCTACAAACCGACGCGCTCTGAGGCACTTGAATATTACAGAAGAGTAACATTCTCCTGGAACCTTAGCGTAAAGACTTATGAGAGGGTACTGGACATAAAGGACCTGGATTACGGATATCTGGTCAAATCCGAAAAAGGTATCTATACGGCAAACAACGTCGTTATTGCCACCGGATTCTACGGTGTACCGAACCTTATGAACATACCGGGTGAAAGTCTTAAGAAAGTCAGACATTACTATGACGAGCCCCACCCTTATGCCGCTCAGGAGCTGGTCATTGTTGGAGGCGGGAACTCTGCTGTAGATGCCGCGCTGGAAACCTTCCGCCGGGGTGCCCATGTAACGATGGTAATAGCCGGAGGTGAACTCGACCCGGGGGTGAAGTACTGGGTGAGGCCGGATATTGACAACCGCATAAAAGAGGGCTCTATTAATGCTTATTTTAATTCCACCATTAAGGAGATACGGGAAGATGAGGTGGACCTCTGCACGCCGGAGGGTGAATTTTCAATTAAGAATGACTTTGTGCTTGCAATGACAGGCTACCAGCCCGACTACACACTGTTAAAAAAGGCGGGGGTTAAAATATCCCATGATGAACTCAGGGAGCCTTACTACGACGGGGAGACTTTTCAGACGAACAAGGAAGGCCTTTTTTTAGCCGGGTGTGTATGCGGAGGAATGAACACGAGCCGCTGGAATATCGAGTCATCGAGATATCATGCAGAAAGAATAATAAAATTTATCAAATCGCGGAAATGA
- a CDS encoding glycosyltransferase family 9 protein, with protein MKISDLKINCRFFRGDIPCKPHKLHGVHCVEADGSDCPYYEATKGKVLIIKLGAVGDVIRTTPILSPLKEKYPEAKVYWLTYTPSVVPKEVDTIVKFNAEGATFLRALEFDYIVNLDKDKEACALMEILNGQVKKGYVLKDGVPYPADKDAEAKYMTGVFDDINKANTRNYLEEIFEICGFSYKGEKYVLSNFSQYAGDWDLEKAKPVIGLNTGCGGRWTSRLWPDENWIELSKRLIKKGYQVVFLGGEQEDAKNRMFAEATGGRYFGHFQLEKFINLVDQCQLVVTGVTMAMHITLGLRKKIVLFNNIFNRHEFELFGLGEIIEPEKECQCFYSAVCTNPEYQCMNYITVDRVFNSVTKLLPR; from the coding sequence TTGAAGATATCGGACTTAAAAATAAACTGCCGCTTCTTCAGGGGTGACATTCCCTGCAAACCCCACAAGCTCCACGGCGTACACTGCGTGGAGGCTGATGGAAGCGACTGCCCTTACTATGAGGCCACCAAAGGGAAAGTGTTAATTATAAAGCTGGGTGCCGTAGGTGACGTTATACGCACTACTCCGATTCTTTCTCCGTTGAAGGAAAAGTATCCGGAGGCAAAAGTATACTGGCTTACATATACCCCTTCGGTTGTACCAAAGGAAGTGGATACAATAGTTAAGTTTAACGCCGAAGGCGCAACGTTTCTTCGGGCTCTGGAATTTGACTACATAGTAAACCTGGATAAGGACAAAGAAGCCTGCGCGCTCATGGAAATTCTTAATGGGCAGGTAAAAAAAGGCTACGTATTAAAAGACGGAGTCCCATATCCTGCCGACAAGGATGCCGAAGCCAAGTATATGACCGGGGTTTTTGACGACATAAACAAGGCAAACACCAGGAATTATCTTGAAGAAATCTTTGAGATCTGCGGCTTCAGCTATAAAGGTGAAAAATATGTGCTTTCCAATTTCAGCCAGTATGCCGGGGACTGGGACCTTGAGAAGGCTAAACCTGTTATCGGGCTTAATACCGGATGCGGCGGCAGGTGGACCTCGCGCCTATGGCCGGATGAGAACTGGATAGAGCTCTCAAAAAGGCTCATCAAAAAGGGTTATCAGGTGGTGTTCTTAGGAGGCGAGCAGGAAGACGCAAAAAACAGAATGTTTGCCGAAGCAACCGGAGGCAGGTATTTCGGGCACTTCCAGCTTGAAAAATTTATTAACCTTGTCGACCAGTGCCAGCTTGTGGTTACAGGCGTAACGATGGCAATGCATATAACGCTCGGGCTCAGGAAAAAGATTGTTCTGTTCAATAATATTTTTAATCGCCATGAGTTTGAGCTCTTCGGGCTTGGAGAAATAATAGAACCCGAGAAGGAATGCCAGTGTTTCTACAGCGCCGTCTGTACTAATCCAGAGTACCAGTGCATGAATTATATAACAGTCGACAGGGTATTTAATTCAGTCACAAAACTTCTTCCCCGATGA
- a CDS encoding M2 family metallopeptidase, which produces MEKDFQKFVKDYEAKVIPLSRDANLAYFNATISGKKEDYDKSAELEIKRSMVYTSKEDFEKIKKFKESGLITDPTLKRELETLYNAYLENQVDTKKLEEIIKLRTDVENKFSTFRAEVGGKKLTDNEIEEILKNSTDSRELKAAWLGSKAIGRVVASDVIKLAKMRNESARELGFKNYHEMSLKLSEQDPQEIEKLFDELDNLTRDSFMKLKGEMDGVLAKRYNVAPGELMPWHYQNRFFQEAPKIYEVDLDKYYKDKNIVDITKSYYQGIGLPMSDLAEKSDLYEKEGKYQHAYCTSIDRDDDVRVVMNVKPNYNWMNTSLHEFGHAVYDKFTDHSLPWQLREPAHTFTTEAIAMMFGRFASNPKWMQDALGISDAEKTKIGDAGFKSLRLEQLVFSRWVQVVYRFEKSMYENPDQDLNKLWWDLVEKYQGLKRPEGRNEPDWASKIHISSYPCYYHNYMLGELLASQLYFHITGKVLNAANPKEQSFFNKKEVGDYLKKNVFEAGRKYYWNDMIEKATGEKLTAKYYARQFVE; this is translated from the coding sequence ATGGAAAAGGACTTTCAAAAATTCGTAAAAGATTACGAGGCCAAGGTCATTCCTCTTTCGAGGGATGCAAACCTGGCATATTTTAACGCCACCATTTCAGGCAAGAAGGAAGATTACGACAAGTCTGCCGAGCTTGAAATTAAAAGAAGTATGGTTTACACGAGCAAGGAGGACTTTGAGAAGATAAAGAAGTTCAAGGAATCGGGGCTTATAACAGACCCCACGTTAAAGCGCGAGCTTGAAACTCTTTATAACGCTTATCTGGAAAACCAGGTGGATACGAAAAAACTTGAAGAGATCATAAAGCTCAGGACAGACGTGGAGAACAAATTTTCCACCTTCCGCGCCGAGGTAGGAGGCAAAAAACTGACAGATAACGAGATTGAAGAGATACTTAAGAATTCAACCGACTCCAGGGAACTTAAAGCCGCATGGCTGGGCAGCAAGGCAATCGGGAGAGTTGTTGCCAGTGACGTCATAAAGCTTGCCAAAATGAGAAATGAATCGGCCCGTGAGCTCGGCTTTAAGAATTATCATGAAATGAGCCTGAAGCTCAGCGAACAGGATCCGCAGGAAATTGAGAAGCTTTTTGACGAGCTGGACAACCTGACACGCGACTCTTTCATGAAGCTTAAAGGTGAAATGGACGGGGTTCTTGCAAAAAGGTATAATGTTGCACCGGGTGAACTAATGCCGTGGCACTACCAGAACAGGTTCTTCCAGGAAGCCCCGAAAATATATGAGGTTGACCTGGATAAGTACTATAAAGACAAGAATATTGTTGATATAACAAAATCCTACTATCAGGGCATCGGGCTTCCGATGAGTGACCTGGCGGAAAAAAGCGACCTTTATGAAAAGGAAGGAAAGTACCAGCATGCCTACTGCACATCGATAGACCGCGATGATGACGTAAGGGTTGTAATGAACGTTAAACCGAACTACAACTGGATGAACACTTCGCTTCACGAATTCGGGCACGCGGTTTATGACAAATTTACAGACCACAGCCTCCCCTGGCAGTTAAGAGAGCCCGCGCACACATTTACAACAGAGGCAATTGCAATGATGTTCGGGCGCTTTGCCTCAAACCCCAAATGGATGCAGGATGCCCTGGGTATTTCAGATGCAGAAAAGACTAAGATCGGAGATGCGGGCTTCAAATCCTTAAGGCTTGAGCAGCTGGTATTCAGCCGCTGGGTGCAGGTGGTCTACCGTTTTGAAAAAAGCATGTATGAGAACCCCGATCAGGACCTGAACAAGCTCTGGTGGGATCTGGTTGAGAAGTACCAGGGGCTTAAAAGGCCCGAAGGCAGGAATGAACCCGACTGGGCGTCAAAGATCCACATCTCGAGCTACCCGTGCTATTACCACAATTATATGTTAGGTGAGCTCCTTGCCTCACAGCTGTATTTCCACATAACGGGCAAGGTATTAAATGCAGCGAACCCCAAAGAGCAGAGCTTCTTCAATAAAAAAGAGGTCGGGGATTATCTTAAGAAAAATGTTTTTGAGGCAGGAAGAAAATACTACTGGAACGATATGATTGAAAAGGCAACGGGAGAAAAGCTTACGGCTAAATACTATGCCAGACAGTTTGTAGAGTAG
- a CDS encoding class I SAM-dependent methyltransferase: MFLRSWYVRRELKKLRKEFGKRQISIYDAGTGYGQYAYFMAKNLAPNNIYAIDVKEEWIEDCREFFRSQNLNNVSFGVEDLTQISHEAGFDLILSVDVMEHIVEDVKVFENFHRALRPGGYLMINTPSIYGGSDVHEEEEESFIGEHARIGYSVEDLRGKLEPLGFELYQSKYTYGTWGDRAWRLGIKYPMQMLNKSKLLFILLPLYYTFTFPFTLLMMYMDYTANNKVGAGINFIARKPELRKNV, translated from the coding sequence ATGTTTCTGCGTTCCTGGTATGTAAGGCGGGAGCTTAAGAAACTAAGAAAAGAATTTGGAAAAAGGCAGATAAGCATATATGATGCGGGAACAGGATACGGCCAGTACGCTTACTTTATGGCTAAGAATCTGGCGCCCAATAATATTTACGCCATTGACGTAAAAGAAGAATGGATAGAAGACTGCAGGGAATTTTTCAGGAGCCAGAACTTAAATAATGTATCTTTTGGCGTTGAGGACCTGACTCAGATCAGCCACGAAGCAGGCTTTGATCTTATACTTTCCGTTGACGTAATGGAGCACATTGTTGAAGACGTGAAAGTTTTCGAGAATTTTCACAGGGCGCTTCGTCCAGGCGGATATTTAATGATCAACACCCCCTCGATTTATGGAGGCAGTGACGTGCACGAGGAAGAGGAGGAAAGCTTCATCGGAGAGCATGCAAGGATAGGCTATTCGGTTGAGGATCTAAGAGGCAAGCTTGAGCCGCTGGGATTTGAACTCTACCAGTCGAAGTACACATACGGCACCTGGGGTGACAGGGCATGGCGCCTTGGGATCAAGTACCCGATGCAGATGCTTAACAAATCAAAACTGCTTTTTATACTACTGCCTCTATATTACACTTTCACTTTCCCTTTCACGCTCTTAATGATGTATATGGATTATACGGCTAATAACAAAGTCGGAGCGGGAATCAATTTTATTGCAAGAAAACCGGAGCTAAGAAAAAATGTCTAA